Proteins found in one Prochlorothrix hollandica PCC 9006 = CALU 1027 genomic segment:
- a CDS encoding NAD(P)H-quinone oxidoreductase subunit 5 has protein sequence MEEILYEYAWLIPVLPLLGAMGVGLGLISFNTEVNRLRQFNALVILHLIGIALVLSCALFWSQFQGHAPYTRMVEWAAAGDFHLSMGYTVDHLTTLMLVVVTTVALLVMIYTDGYMSHDPGYVRFYAYLSLFSASMLGLVISPNLVQIYIFWELVGMCSYLLIGFWYDRKAAADACQKAFVANRVGDFGLLLGMLGLYWATGSFEFEVMGERLQTLIESGVVSMGLATLFGVLVFLGPMAKSAQFPLHVWLPDAMEGPTPISALIHAATMVAAGVFLVARMFPVFEHLPLVMDTIAWVGAFTALMGATIALTQNDIKKGLAYSTISQLGYMIMAMGVGAYSAGLFHLMTHAYFKAMLFLCSGSVIHGMEAVLGHDPILAQDMRLMGNLRKYMPVTAITFLIGTLAICGIPPFAGFWSKDEILGAAYGANPLLWVVGWVTAGLTAFYMFRMYFSTFEGSFRGQDAAAKQAVLVDWGLAPAFGPGAMHKDELASHGDPGHSDHGHSDHGHSDHGHSATPHESPWTMTLPLALLAIPSIFVGLLGTPFHNYFEGFIYAPGEVLEVLEEAEGFDWHEFALMAGSSVGIALIGITVASLMYVSRKIDPAAIAQTFQPLYLFSKNKWYLDDINDQLFVQGSRRLARQVLEVDLKVVDGLVNLTGLVTLVSGEGLKYLENGRAQFYALIVFGAVLGLVVVFGVT, from the coding sequence ATGGAAGAAATTCTCTATGAGTATGCATGGCTCATCCCAGTGCTACCCCTGCTCGGGGCGATGGGCGTGGGTTTAGGATTGATTTCCTTTAACACGGAAGTCAACCGCCTGCGCCAATTTAATGCCCTAGTGATCCTACACCTGATTGGGATAGCCCTGGTGCTGTCCTGTGCCCTGTTCTGGAGCCAATTCCAGGGCCATGCTCCCTACACCCGCATGGTGGAATGGGCCGCAGCGGGGGATTTTCACCTCTCCATGGGCTATACCGTCGATCATTTGACGACGCTGATGCTGGTGGTGGTGACCACGGTGGCCCTGTTGGTGATGATCTACACCGATGGCTACATGAGTCACGATCCCGGCTATGTAAGGTTTTACGCTTATTTGAGCCTTTTTAGTGCCTCCATGTTGGGCCTTGTCATCAGTCCTAACCTGGTGCAAATTTATATCTTCTGGGAACTGGTGGGCATGTGCTCCTACCTCCTCATTGGCTTTTGGTACGATCGCAAAGCCGCCGCCGATGCCTGCCAAAAAGCCTTTGTGGCGAACCGGGTTGGGGACTTTGGCCTGCTCTTGGGGATGTTGGGGCTATATTGGGCCACCGGTAGCTTTGAGTTTGAGGTGATGGGGGAGCGTTTGCAAACCCTGATCGAGTCCGGTGTCGTCAGCATGGGTTTGGCTACCCTGTTTGGGGTGCTGGTGTTTTTGGGTCCCATGGCCAAGTCTGCCCAGTTCCCCCTCCATGTGTGGCTCCCCGATGCCATGGAAGGTCCCACTCCCATTTCTGCCCTGATCCATGCCGCCACCATGGTGGCCGCTGGGGTGTTTCTGGTGGCGCGGATGTTCCCCGTGTTCGAGCATCTGCCCTTGGTCATGGATACGATCGCCTGGGTCGGAGCTTTCACTGCCTTGATGGGGGCCACCATTGCCCTCACCCAAAACGACATCAAAAAAGGCTTGGCCTACTCCACCATTTCCCAGTTGGGCTACATGATTATGGCTATGGGGGTGGGTGCTTACAGCGCTGGCTTATTCCACCTGATGACCCATGCCTATTTCAAGGCCATGCTCTTCCTCTGTTCCGGCTCCGTGATCCATGGTATGGAAGCGGTGTTGGGTCATGATCCGATTTTGGCCCAGGATATGCGCCTGATGGGGAATCTGCGTAAATATATGCCGGTCACCGCCATCACTTTCTTGATCGGCACCCTGGCCATCTGTGGGATTCCGCCCTTTGCTGGGTTTTGGTCTAAGGATGAAATCCTGGGGGCGGCCTATGGCGCGAACCCCTTGCTCTGGGTGGTGGGCTGGGTCACCGCCGGACTCACGGCTTTTTATATGTTCCGCATGTATTTCTCCACTTTTGAGGGGAGTTTCCGAGGCCAAGACGCGGCGGCTAAGCAAGCGGTGCTGGTGGATTGGGGGTTGGCTCCCGCCTTCGGACCCGGTGCCATGCATAAGGATGAGCTAGCCAGTCATGGCGATCCTGGTCACAGCGATCACGGTCACAGCGATCACGGTCACAGCGATCACGGTCACAGTGCCACCCCCCATGAGTCCCCCTGGACGATGACTTTGCCCCTGGCCCTGTTGGCCATTCCCTCCATTTTTGTGGGCCTGTTGGGTACGCCGTTCCATAACTACTTTGAGGGCTTTATCTATGCCCCTGGGGAAGTGCTGGAGGTGTTGGAGGAAGCGGAAGGGTTTGATTGGCATGAGTTTGCCCTGATGGCGGGAAGCTCGGTGGGCATTGCCTTGATTGGGATTACGGTGGCTTCTCTGATGTATGTCAGCCGCAAAATCGATCCGGCGGCGATCGCCCAAACCTTCCAACCTCTCTATCTCTTTTCCAAGAATAAGTGGTATTTGGATGACATTAACGATCAGTTATTTGTCCAAGGAAGCCGCCGCCTTGCCCGCCAAGTCCTGGAAGTGGACTTGAAGGTGGTGGATGGTTTGGTCAACCTCACGGGTCTGGTGACGCTGGTTTCTGGGGAAGGGTTGAAGTACCTGGAAAATGGCCGCGCTCAGTTCTATGCGCTGATTGTTTTCGGTGCGGTTCTCGGCTTGGTGGTCGTTTTCGGCGTAACCTAA
- a CDS encoding ABC-three component system protein, with protein sequence MKPISPGAPVLCPSAEHVSTGIPIPKPVRVITFSPAEWESFTQEWASSLKDLYVRVVRHTGSGDQGVDVAGFVNDEGWEGGWDNYQCKHYDHPLRPSDIWVEVGKIVYYSYKGEYPPPRKYYFIASRDIGTKLGKLIEAPDKLKEEAKKNWKSSCENGITETSSIALEGDLLSWFQEFDFSIFSYKSVVELIEGHSKTSFHSVRFGGGLPPRPEVPIPPEDHDATESRYIKQLLNAYADHLGTPINNILDISVSSKPSLKKDFSRQRERFYHAEYLRNYARDTVPEGTFERLQKEMYHGVVDIYDDDHADGLARMRATVTQAAQVSIISNPLASVVQTQDRQGICHQLANDDQLIWVSTDEEV encoded by the coding sequence ATGAAGCCAATATCTCCGGGGGCACCTGTATTGTGTCCATCGGCAGAGCATGTCTCGACTGGCATTCCGATACCTAAACCAGTGCGTGTTATTACCTTTTCACCGGCAGAATGGGAATCGTTTACACAAGAGTGGGCAAGTTCTTTAAAGGATTTATATGTTCGGGTCGTGCGTCATACTGGGTCTGGAGATCAAGGAGTAGATGTAGCTGGTTTTGTTAATGATGAAGGATGGGAAGGCGGGTGGGATAATTATCAGTGTAAACACTACGACCATCCTCTGCGTCCTAGTGATATATGGGTCGAGGTTGGAAAAATCGTTTACTACTCCTACAAAGGAGAATATCCGCCCCCACGCAAATATTACTTCATTGCATCTCGTGACATAGGCACAAAACTAGGAAAGCTGATTGAAGCCCCAGATAAACTGAAGGAAGAAGCCAAAAAAAATTGGAAAAGCTCTTGTGAAAACGGAATTACAGAAACATCAAGTATTGCATTAGAAGGCGATCTTCTTAGTTGGTTTCAGGAATTTGATTTCTCAATCTTTTCCTATAAGTCAGTTGTAGAGCTTATTGAGGGACACTCAAAAACGTCTTTTCATTCTGTTAGGTTTGGTGGTGGTTTGCCTCCAAGACCGGAGGTTCCAATTCCTCCAGAAGATCATGACGCAACGGAGAGTCGTTATATCAAGCAATTATTGAATGCTTACGCAGATCATTTGGGGACACCCATTAATAATATTTTAGATATTTCTGTATCTTCAAAACCTTCTCTTAAAAAGGACTTTTCGAGACAAAGAGAGCGCTTTTATCATGCAGAATATCTTCGCAACTATGCTCGTGATACTGTACCTGAAGGTACATTTGAACGATTACAGAAAGAGATGTATCATGGTGTAGTGGATATCTATGATGACGATCATGCTGATGGATTAGCTCGCATGAGAGCAACAGTCACTCAAGCAGCACAAGTTTCAATAATATCAAATCCATTAGCGAGTGTTGTTCAGACACAGGATAGACAAGGTATTTGTCATCAGCTTGCTAATGATGATCAGTTAATTTGGGTATCAACGGACGAGGAGGTGTGA
- a CDS encoding BrnT family toxin: protein MATQYYWDPEKNELLQSERDISFEQIVEAIYGDQILDVIANPNQDKYPGQDWLIVRVEQPNQDYVYVVPCQKDGDRVKLITTAVLNGSCGVPPEGARHTKGFSRRDPYN from the coding sequence ATGGCAACACAGTATTACTGGGATCCTGAAAAGAATGAGCTTCTCCAATCGGAACGTGATATTAGTTTTGAGCAAATTGTAGAGGCGATCTATGGTGATCAAATACTAGACGTAATCGCCAACCCCAACCAAGACAAGTATCCTGGTCAAGACTGGCTGATTGTTAGAGTTGAACAACCAAACCAAGACTATGTTTATGTTGTTCCCTGTCAAAAGGATGGCGATCGAGTGAAACTGATCACTACAGCAGTCCTAAATGGGTCGTGTGGTGTGCCCCCGGAGGGGGCACGCCACACCAAGGGTTTCAGCCGTCGAGATCCTTACAACTGA